One window of Halichondria panicea chromosome 7, odHalPani1.1, whole genome shotgun sequence genomic DNA carries:
- the LOC135338948 gene encoding protein EFR3 homolog B-like, with amino-acid sequence MAGLQGLRGVIKKIGRQDNLQMNIWDLDHMNKIVPPFLFNMHSHSVAQSRESGEIQPVVEEGDSLGGYSQDSLTELITFAGLSHIDSVLKPILQHFDLNKLWISDKEFTAGVYVIVVEAMQPPRRQDRYKAVQSLVDHLDAKVKESWETKQGILGTLSKCVAVAADSSLGPSVLDIFRTLVRHLRISIETVSEGPSDLTSSLTFQQSITITVGEFAGVLPDYHKPDILGLINSYVPVASGGLDSGATTGLSVHPLAPQDTQNR; translated from the exons ATGGCTGGGTTGCAAGGGCTGAGGGGAGTGATAAAGAAGATTGGTCGGCAAGACAACCTCCAGATGAACATTTGGGACCTTGATCACATGAACAAGATAGTGCCGCCATTCCTCTTCAATATGCACAGTCACAGTGTCGCCCAGTCAAG AGAGTCTGGTGAGATCCAGCCTGTTGTGGAGGAGGGAGACAGTCTGGGAGGGTACTCTCAGGATAGTCTCACTGAGCTCATCACTTTTGCCGGACTCTCTCACATCGACAGTGTCCTCAAGCCAATACTGCA ACACTTTGACCTAAACAAACTATGGATATCGGACAAGGAATTCACAGCTGGTGTGTACGTCATCGTTGTGGAAGCCATGcag ccccccagg AGACAGGATCGGTACAAGGCCGTCCAGTCGCTGGTGGACCACCTGGATGCCAAGGTGAAGGAGTCCTGGGAGACCAAACAAGGGATCCTCGGCACACTCTCTAAGTGTGTTGCCGTGGCAGCAGACAGCTCTCTTG GTCCGTCTGTACTGGATATATTCCGTACACTGGTCCGCCACCTCCGTATCTCCATAGAAACTGTTTCAGAAGGCCCCTCCGACCTCACGTCCTCTCTGACCTTTCAGCAATCCATCACTATCACTGTGGGGGAGTTTGCAGGAGTCCTTCCTGACTATCACAAGCCAGATATACTGGGGCTCATCAACTCTTATGTACCCGTGGCCTCAGGGGGTCTTGATAGCGGAGCCACCACTGGACTGTCTGTACATCCTCTGGCACCTCAGGACACTCAAAACAGGTGA
- the LOC135338895 gene encoding NACHT, LRR and PYD domains-containing protein 5-like produces MKLTDEQLNTAIKEPDLPELAACFDNVHKGYLEKLELSPGEQTDVRTRAYVDGTLAGMLLALKFWILTNELDATFQALLLIILSLLKEDVAVRVCKYLSDKYSTTSCPPSRERVLLNHKLSSYRDYLQSCYRIQVSTSATQWPPVSTKKIFKLAMIQKEEIQRGRIDDEFVKLTITGKIDDILLLKTPVNLTNIFSEIGDRRNFVLIEGAPGCGKSTLALHICQEWAKGKLFQEFDIAILVRLRDPLVREAKTISDILPCIDTAVANETEGVIKSLYGKGVLWVLDGWDELPSDLPRDLIINKLIRLDMSQKGALHESAVIVTSRPSSSAELHPLVSSRVEVLGFTPHQLEQYFTECLNGDSQAVQTLLERIRENPVVEGSCYLPLNASIVVNCFLSDNHSLPTSNHGIFTSLVQSSLKRYLQEKLGKTTPVGDITSPDSLPSEIRTETVQMCQLAYHGIEQNKATFTDGDLAALRIPKEISNVGLLQTVPSIISNGHLVYYCFLHLSIQELLAAIHITLMSPKQQISVFQKLFGSPRFSAVFQFYAGITKLRTSRPILSLLPRFLCPVPATVFDLVRKIVKKKEKKYRILLLSLINCLYEAEDSQLCVFVANLLNHNLDLNNTTMNPIDCLSVGYFVSACSNTSNGFTLNLSSCSIGDQGCKFLARGLSKCPNSNNDIPTEGIHHFAEIIDNTSSISNLDLSNNAIGNSGLSTLCEALSTNISLKSLDLRKCSLTISDDNGAALYQLLNTNNSLKYLNLSCNTVTSCRHIAAVLAVNKTLRRLDLYSCELTDQSIEELSTGLINKIEELHIWCNDSITEDGMKTLARHLTTHCSKLTRLFIPDHLRSCIKTVFRDANKERKRNGLPEINVYAFDY; encoded by the exons atgaaactgactgatgagcagctcaatacagcaataaaggaaccagatctacccgagttagcagcatgtttcgacaaTGTTCACAAAGGCTATCTTGAAAAATTGGAGCTCTCACCTGGAGAGCAAACTGACGTGAGGACTAGAGCATATGTAGATGGCACTCTGGCAGGAATGTTGCTGGCTTTGAAATTCTGGATTCTGACCAACGAACTAGACGCCACTTTCCAAGCTCTTTTACTCATCATACTCTCCCTGCTCAAAGAAGACGTTGCTGTtcgagtgtgcaagtacttgtctgacaaat actccaccacctcgtgtcccccctcccgagagagggtcctgctgaaccacaagctgtcctcgtacagggactacctacaaagttGCTACAGAATACAAGTATCCACGtcagccacacaatggcctcctgtctcaacaaagaaaatttttaaactggccatgattcagaaggaggaaatacagagaggaagaatcgaTGATGAATTTGTTAAACTAACAATTACGGGGAAAATTGATGACATTTTACTTTTAAAGACTCCTGTTAACTTGACTAACATTTTCTCTGAGATTGGGGATAGacgaaactttgtgttgattgaaggagctcccggctgtggcaagagcacccttgctctacacatttgtcaggagtgggcaaaggggaaactgttccaagagttcgatattgcaatcctcgtgagactgagagatccaCTTGTCAGAGAAGCAAAAACAATTTCTGACATACTTCCCTGCATCGATACGGCCGTTGCTAATGAGACAGAGGGAGTAATAAAATCACTGTATGGAaaaggtgtactgtgggtgctggACGGATGGGACGAGCTTCCTTCTGACCTCCCTAGGGATTTAATCATCAACAAACTAATCCGACTAGACATGTCACAAAAAGGAGCCCTACACGAATCAGCTGTGATTGTAACATCTCGACCGTCATCTTCggctgagctccacccactagtGTCGTCCAGGGTGGAGGTTTTGGGGTTCACTCCGCATcaactagaacagtattttACCGAGTGTCTGAATggtgactcacaagctgtgcagactctactggagagaattcgagagaacccagtggtagaaggtagctgctacctccccctcaatgcttccattgtCGTTAATTGCTTCCTTTCTGATAACCACTCACTCCCCACATCCAACCACGGGATATTCACATCACTTGTCCAAAGCTctctcaagagatacctcCAGGAGAAGTTGGGGAAAACCACTCCAGTGGGAGACATCACATCCCCAGACTCACTGCCCTCGGAAATCAGAACAGAGACCGtacaaatgtgtcaacttgcatatcaTGGGATTGAACAAAACAAAGCAACATTTACTGACGGTGATTTGGCCGCTCTTCGCATTCCGAAGGAGATTTCAAACGTTGGATtattacaaactgttcccagTATCATTAGCAATGGTCATCTGGTTTACTACTGCTTTCTCCACTTgtctattcaagagctactagcagcaatccacatcactctcatgtctcccaagcaacaaatttctgtattccagaagctgtttggtagtCCTCGATTCAGTGCAGTCTTCCAGTTTTATGCTGGCATCACCAAACTGAGAACTAGTAGACCAATCCTCAGCTTGCTACCTCGATTCTTGTGTCCAGTTCCAGCCACTGTTTTTGATCTGGTTAGAAAGATTGTCAAAAAAAAAGAGAAGAAGTATAGGATCCTTTTGTTGTCCCTCATCAACTGTTTGTACGAAGCTGAAGACTCgcaactgtgtgtgtttgtggctaatcTTCTTAATCACAATCTAGATCTTAAtaacactacaatgaatcctATTGACTGCCTCTCTGTTGGATATTTCGTATCAGCTTGTTCCAACACCAGTAATGGATTTACACTTAACCTCAGTAGTTGCTCTATTGGTGAccaaggctgcaaatttctggcccgaggactctccaagtgtcccaactctaataatgatattcctaCAGAAGGGATACACCACTTTGCTGAGATTATCGATAACACTAGTTCAATATCTAACTTGGATTTGTCTAATAATGCCATTGGTAACAGTGGACTTAGCACACTCTGTGAGGCCTTGTCCACTAACATATCATTAAAGAGCCTGGACCTGCGCAAGTGCTCACTAACAATATCAGAcgacaatggagctgccctctatcaacttttaaatacaaacaattccctcAAATATCTTAATTTGTCATgtaacacagtgactagctgtcgtcacattgctgctgtacttgcagtcaataagactctgagaaGATTGGACTTGTATTCCTGTgaactgactgatcagagtatcgaggagctatcaactggactgatcaacaAGATTGAAGAACTGCACATATGGTGTAATGActcaataacagaagatggaatgaagacgcttgccagacatctaaccacccactgctctaAACTGACACGATTGTTCATACCCGACCACCTAAGATCCTGTATCAAGACAGTATTCAGGGAcgctaacaaagagaggaagagaaatggactacccGAGATTAATGTGTATGCATttgattattaa
- the LOC135339122 gene encoding NACHT, LRR and PYD domains-containing protein 12-like isoform X1 yields MYVGMAAKEQNQELTIDDLKTELKLTDEQLNTAIKEPDLPELAACFDNTDDYLEKLELSPGQKTDVSEVKAKTRLNRTQAGMKLALEYWQNKNQLQATFQALLLIILSQLKGDVAVQVCKYLSDKYSTTSCPPSRERVLLNHKLSSYRDYLQSRYRTQVSTSSTQWPPVPTNKVFKLAMIQKEKIQRGRIDDEFVRLSITGKIDDILLQKTPVNLTNIFSEIGDRRNFVLIEGAPGSGKSTLALHICQEWAKGKLFQKFDIAILVKLRDPLVREAKTIADVLPCIDTAVANKTEAVIKSLYGKGVLWVLDGWDELPFDLPRDSIINKLIRPDMSQKGALHESAVIVTSRPSSSAELHPLVSSRVEVLGFTPHQLEQYFTECLNGDSQAVQTLLERIRENPVVEGSCYLPLNASIVVNCFLSDNHSLPTSNHGIFTSVVQSSLKRYLKEKLRKTTPVGDITSPDSLPSEIRTQTVQMCQLAYHGIEQNKVTFTDSDLAALHITKEISNVGLLQTVPSIISDGDLVYYCFLHLSIQELLAAIHISLMPPKQQISVFQKLFGNPRFSAVFQFYAGITKLSTSRPILSLLPRFLCPVPATVFDLVRKVVKNEKEKEYGEPKSLLLSLINCLYEAEDSSLCVFVANLLNHNLHLDNTAMNPIDCLSVGYFASVCSNTSNGFTLSLRSCSISDQGCKFLARGLSKCPNSNNDIPTEGIHIAEIIENTSSISKLVLSNNAIGNSGLGTLCAALSTNTSLKSLDLQKCSLTISDDNGAALYQLLNTNNSLEHLNLSGNTVTSCRHIAAGLAVNKTLRRLDLGFCELTDQSIEELSTGLINKIKTLYIWGNTSITEDGMKTLARHLTTHCSELTRLLIPDHLRFCIWTVFRDANKERKRNGLPEIYV; encoded by the exons atgtacgttggaATGGCCGCTAAAGAGCAAAATCAAG agctcacaattgatgatctgaagacagaattgaaactgactgatgagcagctcaataccgcaataaaggaaccagatctacccgagttagcagcatgtttcgataACACTGATGACTATCTTGAAAAGCTGGAGCTATCACCTGGACAGAAAACTGACGTCAGCGAAGTGAAGGCTAAAACACGTCTAAATCGCACTCAAGCCGGAATGAAACTTGCCCTAGAATACTGGCAGAACAAGAACCAACTACAAGCCACCTtccaagctctgctactcatcatACTCTCTCAGCTCAAAGGAGACGTTGCTGTTCAAGTGTGCAAGTATttgtctgacaaat actccaccacctcgtgtcccccctcccgagagagggtcttgctgaaccacaagttgtcctcgtacagggactacctacaaagtcgctacagaacacaagtatccacatcatccacacaatggcctcctgttccaacaaacaaagtcttcaaactggccatgattcagaaggagaaaatacagagaggaagaatcgacgatgaatttgttaggctatcaatcacaggaaaaatcgacgatattttacttcaaaaaactccGGTTAACTTGACAAACATTTTCTCTGAGATTGGGGATAGacgaaactttgtgttgattgaaggagctcccggctctggcaagagcacccttgctctacacatctgtcaggagtgggcaaaggggaaactgttccaaaagttcgatattgcaatcctcgtGAAACTGAGAGATCCACTTGTTAGAGAAGCGAAGACAATTGCTGACGTACTTCCCTGCATTGATACGGCCGTGGCTAACAAGACAGAGGCAGTTATAAAATCACTGTATggcaaaggtgtactgtgggtgctAGACGGATGGGACGAGCTTCCTTTTGACCTCCCTAGAGACTCAATCATCAACAAACTAATCCGACCAGACATGTCACAAAAAGGAGCCCTACACGAATCAGCTGTGATTGTAACATCTCGACCGTCATCTTCAgctgagctccacccactagtctcgtccagggtggaggtgttggggttcactccacatcaactagaacagtattttACCGAGTGTCTGAATggtgactcacaagctgtgcagactctactggagagaattcgagagaacccagtggtagaaggtagctgctacctccccctcaatgcttccattgtCGTTAATTGCTTCCTTTCTGACAACCACTCCCTCCCAACATCCAACCACGGGATATTCACATCAGTGGTCCAGAGCTCTCTCAAGAGATACCTAAAGGAGAAGTTGAGGAAGACCACTCCAGTGGGAGACATCACATCCCCAGACTCACTGCCCTCGGAAATCAGAACACAGACCGtacaaatgtgtcaacttgcatatcaTGGGATCGAACAAAATAAAGTGACATTTACTGACAGTGATTTGGCCGCACTTCACATTACGAAGGAGATTTCAAACGTTGGATtattacaaactgttcccagCATCATTAGCGATGGTGATCTGGTTTACTACTGCTTTCTCCACCTgtctattcaagagctactagcagcaatccacatctctctcatgCCTCCCAAGCAACAAATTTCTGTATTCCAGAAGCTCTTCGGGAATCCTCGATTCAGTGCAGTCTTCCAGTTTTATgctggtatcaccaaactgaGTACTAGTAGACCAATCCTCAGCTTGCTACCTCGATTCTTGTGTCCAGTTCCAGCCACTGTTTTTGATCTGGTCAGAAAGGTTGTCAAAAATGAGAAAGAGAAAGAGTATGGTGAGCCGAAGTCCCTTTTGTTGTCcctcatcaattgtttgtacgaagctgaagactcgtcactgtgtgtgtttgtggctaatcTTCTTAATCACAATCTACATCTTGATAACACTGCAATGAATCCTATTGACTGCCTCTCTGTTGGATATTTCGCATCAGTTTGTTCCAACACCAGTAATGGATTCACACTTAGTCTCAGAAGTTGCTCTATTAGTGAccaaggctgcaaatttctggcCCGAGGACTTTCCAAGTGTCCCAactctaataatgatattcctaCAGAAGGGATACACATCGCTGAGATTATCGAGAACACTAGTTCAATATCTAAATTGGTTTTGTCTAATAATGCCATTGGTAACAGTGGACTTGGCACACTCTGTGCGGCCTTGTCCACtaacacatcattaaagaGCCTGGACCTGCAAAAGTGCTCACTAACAATATCAGAcgacaatggagctgccctctatcaacttctgaatacaaacaattccctcgAACATCTTAATTTGTCTGgtaacacagtgactagctgtcgtcacattgctgctggacttgcagtCAATAAGACTTTGAGAAGATTGGACTTGGGTTTCTGTgaactgactgatcagagtatcgaggagctatcaactggactgatcaacaAGATTAAAACACTGTACATATGGGGTAATACctcaataacagaagatggaatgaagacgcttgccagacatctaaccacccactgctctgaactgacacGATTGTTGATACCCGACCACCTAAGATTCTGTATCTGGACAGTATTCAGGGATgctaacaaagagaggaagagaaatggactacccGAGATTTATGTGTGA
- the LOC135339122 gene encoding NLR family CARD domain-containing protein 3-like isoform X2 — protein sequence MKLALEYWQNKNQLQATFQALLLIILSQLKGDVAVQVCKYLSDKYSTTSCPPSRERVLLNHKLSSYRDYLQSRYRTQVSTSSTQWPPVPTNKVFKLAMIQKEKIQRGRIDDEFVRLSITGKIDDILLQKTPVNLTNIFSEIGDRRNFVLIEGAPGSGKSTLALHICQEWAKGKLFQKFDIAILVKLRDPLVREAKTIADVLPCIDTAVANKTEAVIKSLYGKGVLWVLDGWDELPFDLPRDSIINKLIRPDMSQKGALHESAVIVTSRPSSSAELHPLVSSRVEVLGFTPHQLEQYFTECLNGDSQAVQTLLERIRENPVVEGSCYLPLNASIVVNCFLSDNHSLPTSNHGIFTSVVQSSLKRYLKEKLRKTTPVGDITSPDSLPSEIRTQTVQMCQLAYHGIEQNKVTFTDSDLAALHITKEISNVGLLQTVPSIISDGDLVYYCFLHLSIQELLAAIHISLMPPKQQISVFQKLFGNPRFSAVFQFYAGITKLSTSRPILSLLPRFLCPVPATVFDLVRKVVKNEKEKEYGEPKSLLLSLINCLYEAEDSSLCVFVANLLNHNLHLDNTAMNPIDCLSVGYFASVCSNTSNGFTLSLRSCSISDQGCKFLARGLSKCPNSNNDIPTEGIHIAEIIENTSSISKLVLSNNAIGNSGLGTLCAALSTNTSLKSLDLQKCSLTISDDNGAALYQLLNTNNSLEHLNLSGNTVTSCRHIAAGLAVNKTLRRLDLGFCELTDQSIEELSTGLINKIKTLYIWGNTSITEDGMKTLARHLTTHCSELTRLLIPDHLRFCIWTVFRDANKERKRNGLPEIYV from the exons ATGAAACTTGCCCTAGAATACTGGCAGAACAAGAACCAACTACAAGCCACCTtccaagctctgctactcatcatACTCTCTCAGCTCAAAGGAGACGTTGCTGTTCAAGTGTGCAAGTATttgtctgacaaat actccaccacctcgtgtcccccctcccgagagagggtcttgctgaaccacaagttgtcctcgtacagggactacctacaaagtcgctacagaacacaagtatccacatcatccacacaatggcctcctgttccaacaaacaaagtcttcaaactggccatgattcagaaggagaaaatacagagaggaagaatcgacgatgaatttgttaggctatcaatcacaggaaaaatcgacgatattttacttcaaaaaactccGGTTAACTTGACAAACATTTTCTCTGAGATTGGGGATAGacgaaactttgtgttgattgaaggagctcccggctctggcaagagcacccttgctctacacatctgtcaggagtgggcaaaggggaaactgttccaaaagttcgatattgcaatcctcgtGAAACTGAGAGATCCACTTGTTAGAGAAGCGAAGACAATTGCTGACGTACTTCCCTGCATTGATACGGCCGTGGCTAACAAGACAGAGGCAGTTATAAAATCACTGTATggcaaaggtgtactgtgggtgctAGACGGATGGGACGAGCTTCCTTTTGACCTCCCTAGAGACTCAATCATCAACAAACTAATCCGACCAGACATGTCACAAAAAGGAGCCCTACACGAATCAGCTGTGATTGTAACATCTCGACCGTCATCTTCAgctgagctccacccactagtctcgtccagggtggaggtgttggggttcactccacatcaactagaacagtattttACCGAGTGTCTGAATggtgactcacaagctgtgcagactctactggagagaattcgagagaacccagtggtagaaggtagctgctacctccccctcaatgcttccattgtCGTTAATTGCTTCCTTTCTGACAACCACTCCCTCCCAACATCCAACCACGGGATATTCACATCAGTGGTCCAGAGCTCTCTCAAGAGATACCTAAAGGAGAAGTTGAGGAAGACCACTCCAGTGGGAGACATCACATCCCCAGACTCACTGCCCTCGGAAATCAGAACACAGACCGtacaaatgtgtcaacttgcatatcaTGGGATCGAACAAAATAAAGTGACATTTACTGACAGTGATTTGGCCGCACTTCACATTACGAAGGAGATTTCAAACGTTGGATtattacaaactgttcccagCATCATTAGCGATGGTGATCTGGTTTACTACTGCTTTCTCCACCTgtctattcaagagctactagcagcaatccacatctctctcatgCCTCCCAAGCAACAAATTTCTGTATTCCAGAAGCTCTTCGGGAATCCTCGATTCAGTGCAGTCTTCCAGTTTTATgctggtatcaccaaactgaGTACTAGTAGACCAATCCTCAGCTTGCTACCTCGATTCTTGTGTCCAGTTCCAGCCACTGTTTTTGATCTGGTCAGAAAGGTTGTCAAAAATGAGAAAGAGAAAGAGTATGGTGAGCCGAAGTCCCTTTTGTTGTCcctcatcaattgtttgtacgaagctgaagactcgtcactgtgtgtgtttgtggctaatcTTCTTAATCACAATCTACATCTTGATAACACTGCAATGAATCCTATTGACTGCCTCTCTGTTGGATATTTCGCATCAGTTTGTTCCAACACCAGTAATGGATTCACACTTAGTCTCAGAAGTTGCTCTATTAGTGAccaaggctgcaaatttctggcCCGAGGACTTTCCAAGTGTCCCAactctaataatgatattcctaCAGAAGGGATACACATCGCTGAGATTATCGAGAACACTAGTTCAATATCTAAATTGGTTTTGTCTAATAATGCCATTGGTAACAGTGGACTTGGCACACTCTGTGCGGCCTTGTCCACtaacacatcattaaagaGCCTGGACCTGCAAAAGTGCTCACTAACAATATCAGAcgacaatggagctgccctctatcaacttctgaatacaaacaattccctcgAACATCTTAATTTGTCTGgtaacacagtgactagctgtcgtcacattgctgctggacttgcagtCAATAAGACTTTGAGAAGATTGGACTTGGGTTTCTGTgaactgactgatcagagtatcgaggagctatcaactggactgatcaacaAGATTAAAACACTGTACATATGGGGTAATACctcaataacagaagatggaatgaagacgcttgccagacatctaaccacccactgctctgaactgacacGATTGTTGATACCCGACCACCTAAGATTCTGTATCTGGACAGTATTCAGGGATgctaacaaagagaggaagagaaatggactacccGAGATTTATGTGTGA